The Candidatus Methylacidiphilales bacterium genome segment CAGCACACATGGGCCGGACTGGACCCCCGAGAAGAAAAGCCACACCATGAAAATCGGCGAGGGAATCACCGGCCTTGTCGCGGCGACAGGCAAACCTTATCTTTGCTCCGACACCACGCTCGATCCTCTTTACGTAAGCCTGTTTGATTTTGTCGAAAGCGAGCTGGCGGTGCCCGTCATCGCCCAGAACAAGGTCTGGGGCATCATCAATTTCGACGGGCGAAAAAAACACGAGTTCAACGAAACCACGGTTTCGGACATGGAATTATTCGCCCAACTGACTGCTGCCGCTATTGATATTCATCTGAGCTGGAGCCGGGAACAGCGCCTCCAACAGGAGCTGATGCAGGCGGAAAAATTGTCCTCGTTCAGCAAAATGCTTTCCGGGTTTGCGCATGAGATCAATAATCCGCTTGCCGCCATTCTGGGTGGCGCTTCTGTCCTGGCCTATGACAGCCCTGATTCCGGGCAGCGGCAGGAACTGGAGGCCATTGCCGCCGAAGCGCAGCGGGCCGCGACGCTGGTAAAAAATCTCCTGGCCTTTTCCCGGCGGCAAACCGCCAAAAAGGAGGTCCGGGACATCAATGTGCTGGTGCAGGACGCATGCGCTCTCGCCTGGCATCAACTCAAACAAAAGGGCATCAGCCTGGTTGTGTCGCTGTCTGAAAAGCCGCCCCATGCGGAAGTCCAGCCGCTGCAAATCCAGCAGGTGCTCTTGAACCTTTTCAGCAATGCGGAAAGCGCCATCGCGGAAGAAGGCCGTCCCGACGGCGAGATCCGGGTGGCAGTCAGCGAAGAAAATGGAGAGGTGTTGATTGAGGTGGCGGACAACGGCGTTGGCATGGAATCCGAAACAAGACGTTCGATCTACGACCCGTTTTTCACCACCCGCGATGTCGGCAAAGGCGCCGGACTTGGCCTGTCGATTGCGCACGACATCCTGAGCTTCCATGGAGGCAGCATCACCTGCAAAAGCGGATTGCATGCGGGATCGATATTTTACATCCGACTGCCCGCGAGCCGGATGCAACCGGAAGCGGCTTCTGTGATCCCACCCCCGGCGACCTCGAAAAAAAGCAAAATACAGCGTCCGGCCATAACCATGCGGGTTCTGGTTGTGGACGATGAAGACCAGATTCGGACCGCTCTGGAACGCTTTCTAAGTTCCAAAGGATTTCACGTCGAGACAGCCGTCGATGGAATGGCGGCTCATTCCCTGGCCCATGAGCAGGATTTTGACGTGGTGTTAAGCGACATCCGGATGCCGCGAATGGATGGATTTGAGTTGTATCGGGCGTTGAACGAGATCAACGAGTTGTACGGCAGGCGCTTTGTTTTTATGACGGGGAACCTTATTACGTCAGAGACCCATGAATTTATCCAAAACACCAAGTGTCCGTGCATTGAGAAACCGTTTCAATTCGATGTGATTTTCAAAACCCTTTTGGAACAGTCGTGCGTGTGAAGAGATCGCAATGACAGTTGCATTGCCGCGCGGCTTGGCATAAAAATGGCCGCATGATTCAAACCGCCGACCCTGAAGCCGCCATCCAGGAAAAGACAAAGGAACTTTGCGCGCTTATCCTCGCGTTGCCCCATTTTCACGGCTTGACGCAGGATGTGAAAGCTTTCCTGGATGACGAAAAATCGCAGGAACAATACCGCGCTGTCAGCCTGCGCGGGCGCGAGCTTCACGAGAAGCAAAAGGCCGGGGGCAAGGTGGCTGAAACAGAAGTCGGCGAATTTGAAAAGATGCGTTTTTCCCTCATGGAAAACCCCGTGGCCCGGAATTTTATTGAAGCCCAAGGTGAAATGAACCGGATTCAGGATTCCATCAACCGGTATCTGAGCAAATGCTTCGAACTGGGGCGGGTGCCCGAGGCGTCGGATTTTGAGAGCGAGGGTGATTGTTGCGGCGGCGGGTGCGATTGCAAGTGAGCGCAGGGTTGGCAATTGTGACGGATGTGTAAAATTTCACGGGTAAGGCAGCCCATGGCCAATTTTAGTCGGGACAAGGCGGGCTCGAAAGGGCTTTAATTTTGCCGGAGTTCCACCATGACAAAACACAAGCTCGATCCGTTTTTGGTTGAAAAAGAAAAGAACAAGCTTCTTAAAATCATGATCCTGCTGGCCAAGGTTTATAAGAAGGGCGCCAAGAACAAGGAACAAAAGCGGGCTTGCAGCCAGGTTGCCGATGACCTCAAGGCCCTCCGCAAGAAATCCTGAACTAGAATTCCAATTTCGCCGTGATGTCCTTCAAGGGCGGTTGGTTTTTGGCGGCGGGCGTGTCCAGATAACCATAGACCAGCTTGGAACCCAGCAGCGGCAGAACCTGCCGCGAGAGCGGCGCCATGGGTCCCATCGCCATTACCGCCAGACGCAGCTTTGGGAAATCCAACAAAAGTCGGACAAGCACGCCCAAATCCTTCGGGGTGCGGGTCAGGGCGGATATTTTATACGCATTCACACGGTGGCGCCGGAATATATCAAGCCAGCGCAGGGCCTTGCCGTAGGTGAGTTTTCTTTGAACCGAATGGGCGGACAAGATAATGCCCTTGCTCCGGTCGCGCGCCAGCCTCAACACAGGTTGCAACAGCTTCAGATTTTGCAGTTCGAGATCCACCGCATCGACATACGGGATGAGTTTTTCAAAGAGCAGGATGCGTTCGGTGGATTTCCAGGAATGGCTGCCGCCTTCCCGCCGGGTCCGAAGCGTCAGCAGGATGGGATTTTGCCTTTTTCTCAAATAGCCGATGATTTCGTCCGGATCAGCGCCGTTGCTGTGGAACGTGTCATAGCGCAATTCCACCAAATCGGTTTGGGGCTGGGGTCTGACAATGAGAGGAAGCCCGGCAGGTGTCGAAATGCAACCCACCGCCAGCACGGGTTTTTTCCAGTTAATACGGCGCAGCGACGGCATGTACTATCATAATAAAGAGAATGCGATTCCGCAAGTCCACCGGTAACTTCAATGAATCGATACGCTTCTTTTCCGCGACCGGTAGGCGCCGGGCGACATCCCGATATGGCGTTTAAAGGCCACGGAAAATGCAAAAGCGTCGTTGTAACCGGATTCCAGGGAAATGGTCCGGATCTTTGCGTTTGTTGACGCCAATGCGGACGCGGCATGCTGCATCCGGAGAAACGCGAGCTGTTTCATCGGACTGCGCCCCGTGGATTGCTTGCTGAGCACGCGCAACAATTCAATGCTTATGCCTCCTTCGCGGGCGAGTTCCTCCAGCGCCCAACTGCGCGCAAGATCCGACTCCACGAAAGCCCAGAGTTTCCACAAACGATCTTCCATGTGCAGATTTCGCGCGATGCGCAACGAATGTTCATGGATGAGTTCAACGTAGAGTTTTTGGATGGGGGCCGCCGCAAGCCGGATGGTTTCGCGGTGGAGGCCGCGGATCGCCTCCTCCAGCGGCTCCCCGACCGCACGCACGAGCATGGGTTTGGCGGATGAAATCATGGGCGCCTGCTCTTTCGGTTGGTTATAGCAAACCCAACAGATCCGCCAAAGGGCGCGGCCCGCGGCCTCGTACCCGTGCAGGACATGGGGAGGCATCAGATAAGCCATGCCACCAGAGAAATTTTTATATTTGCCATCAATGCAAGCCTTGCCCCGCCCTTTGACGGACACCATCAGGACGCTCATGTCCGGATTGGGCCGCACGAACCGGAATCCACTCAGGGCCTCGCTGATCCCAACGCTGCTGATGCCGTGAATCCGCAACAGCGGGCAGGCGCGCGAATCCACAATCCATTCGCGGGTGTGTTTTCCGATGGATTCGATTTCACCGGGTTCTTTCACGAAACGCGCCATATCGGTAGCATGAAGGAGCAACCTCCAAGAATCAACCTCCCGCATGCGCAGGGGATGCTTCCACCCGTGATTTCCCGGGGTAGCGCCTGTGTATTTTCCTGGATTGGGATTTCACAAATGTTTTATGGGATTACCCCCATGTTTCCCCTGCCGGGTTTTGCTTAAATTGACGGAATGCCGACCACAAAACCTGCCGCCCAGAAAATCTCCGCTACCGCCAATCTCCCGGATCTTTCCGGCGAATACCCGCTTGCGCCGGAGCAAATCAAACACTTCCGCTCCGAAGGATTTGTCATCCTACGCGGCGTCCTCACACCCGAAGAGGTCGAGGCTTACCGGGCGGAAATCAAACGGGCGACCTTTGAGTTGAACAAGGAAAAGCGGAAACTTGAGGAGCGTGACGCCTACGGCAAGGCATTTCTCCAAACATTGAATCTCCGGCTCCACAGCGAGGGGGTCAGAAAACTTGTCACAAGCCGTCGGCTCGGCAAAATTGCCGCAGATCTGATGGGTGTGGACGGTGTTCGTGTTTATCATGAACAGTCGCTGTTCAAGGAACCGGGTAAAGGAACCAATCCCACCCCTTGGCATCAGGACCAATACTACTGGCCGCTTGAAGAGTTGACGACGCTAGGCTTTTGGATGGCCTTGGTTGACGTTGAGCAGGGCATGGGAGGGATGAAGTGGGCTGCGGGGACCCACAAGCTTGGATTCCTGGGCCAGCACGCCATTTCCGACGAATCCCAGAAATATTATGAGGCCTATATCCAGGAGCATCACATTCGGGTCACGGAAGGCGTCCCGATGAAGCAGGGGGATGTTTCCTTCCATTACGGCTGGACGCTTCATGCCGCAGGCCCAAACTGTTCGAACAAACTGCGCGAAGCCATGATTGGCACCTATTTCGCCGACGGCATGCGGGTCATGAAACCAAGCAATGCTTCCCAGGAAGGGGACCGGGTGAAATTCCTCGGTGGAAAACAGCCCGGTGAACTCGCCGACAGCCCGCTCAATACTCTTGTTTACAAAAAATGCTAAAGCTCCAGTCGGCGTCTGTTGAGCGTAGCGTGTACGATCAAAATCAAGGCCAGCCGCCTGGTGGGAAAACAGATCATGTATTACAAGACCGATTGGGCTGATGCGAAAAAGCGTCTTGAGGCTTTCTGGTTCGGCGAATTGACAGACCGCTGTTGCGCCGTTATCCTGGCACCGCGCAAAACCTCGAAGTTGCCAAAGTTCCCCCATTTGACGAACGGCCCGTGGCTGGGTGGCCTTGAAAAATTCAAGGAGGACGACATCGAAGCCATCCGCAGGTGGTGGTGCGATCCGGAGCAAAACTATCAACGCGCCATCACTTGGATGGAAAACACCTATTTTGGCGGCGAGGCAGCCCCCGGCACCTACATCAACTGGGGCGCGTCGGCCGGCTGCGCATTTTGGGGCAGCCCGCCGGTGTTCAGCAAGACGAGTGTCTGGTATCACAAGGTGATTGAAGATTGGGAGACATGGAAATGGCATTTCGACCCGGCCACCAATCCCTCGCACCAAAACATTCTTGAGATCCAGCGTTGTTTCGCGGAGCGCTGCGGAGGGCGTTACTTTGTCGGGATGCCGGAGATCGGCAACGCCGCCGACAATCTTTCCCTGATGCGCGGCATGGACGACCTTTGCATGGATTTGCTGGGCGATCCCGATGAAGTCAAAAATGCCGTGGACGTCATGAGTGATGCCTGGGTGGCGCTGCACGAGGAACTCCACGCCATAAGCGCTCCCTTGAACGAAAACGGAGCCGTGCTGCCGTGGTTGAATCTATGGGCTCCGGGACGCCACGACCAGATCGCCAACGATTTTTCGACCACAATTTCGAGCCCCATGTTCCGGGAATTCTTTTTCCCTGAACTTCGCAAAATGGGCGGCTGGCTGGATTACACCACGTTTCATTTGGACGGTCCGCGCTGCATTCACAACCATGTGGATGCGCTGCTGGAATTGGAGGAAATCGATTGCATCCAGTTCACTCCGGGCGTGGGCAGCCCGCCCGCCACAACCCCGGAATACATCCCGATTTTCCAGAAAATCCAACGCGCCGGAAAGCGGCTTTACCTGCTCGCCGAGCCGGCTGAAATCGAGTTCCTGCTGTCGCAACTGTCCGCGCGCGGGCTGTTGCTCAACACTTGGGCGGATTCCGAGGACGCGGCAAACGATCTGCTCGGAAAAATGGCGAAGTGGTCCCGGGTGCGTGACTGAAAACTATGGCGTGATACCCTACCTCGCATTTATCCGCGGACGTACGCCCGCGGCCTTCTGCAGAGGCGGGTGAAAATTGTAATTTGTGAATCTCCGATTCTCCCTCTACCTTCCCATCAGGCATGCAGCACCTGAACGATGTAGAACTCATGGCCGAAATCGGCGGCGAAAATGAGGCGGCTTTTGCCGAGTTGCTGCGCCGGCATCAGAACCTTGTGTATGGCACTGTTTATAAATTGCTCGGACAGAATGCCTCCGACGCCGAGGACGTGGCCCAGCAGGTTTTTATCAAGGTTTACCGCGCGGCGCCCCGCTATCGCCCGGAAGCCAAATTCACCACATGGCTGCTGACCATTTGCCGAAACTGCGCCTTCACCCACATCAAACGCAACAAACGGCACCTGGCCCAGCCGCTGGTCTATCAGGACGAGGATGGCGAACGGGAAACCCTGTTGCCGGACCCGGCTGCCATTTCCCCGGACGACACTCTTTTGCACCGTGAAATGCAAAGCGCCATCGAAAACGCGGTGGCAAACCTGCCTCAAAGCCAGCGGGAAGCCCTGGTTTTGCGCCAATATCACCAGCTCGATTACGCGGAAATCGCCCGCGTGATGAAGATTTCGATCCCTTCGGTCAAATCCCTGCTGTTTCGAGCACGCGAAATGCTGCGTTTGGAATTGAGAAAATATATGGGAACAAGCTGATTTTCAGAGCAACTCCACACCCAAAACAGGGTTAAATATCATGAAAACAATGAAACAGGAACCGTCAGACCCTCTTGACCGGCTGTTGGCTGAGGCGCCCATGCCAAAGGCCCCGGCCTGGTTTGAGGCCAAAACACTCGCCCGGCTGCGCCGGGAAGAGCAAAACCGCGCGCAATGGCCCGGTTTTGTGGCTGTCTTCCTGACGGCCCGAGGCAGATTCTTCGCAGCCTGCGCCGTGGGTTGCACGGCCCTGCTGATTCTTGGAATCACCCTTGCGTGGCAGGGCGGCTCAAAGCCCGTTAGCGCCGGCACTGTGGCTGACAATAATATGTTTGATGCGTTTGCCGCATTCAAATCCGTGGCCACCGAGGAAGATGCTTGGAACTCCGAGGGGTTTTAAGCACACTATCGTCATGAAGAGGCTGCTTTTGTTTCCCGTCTTGCTTGTGACCCTCCTGGCCTGCGGTGGGACGGGCAACGCGCAAGTCCCCCCCCAGGAACCCCCGCCTTCAAATAATTCCGGGCCCGGCCCCGACGCGGGACATCACGGGCCTTTTGGGAAAAATGAAAAAGGCCCGCGCCCGCCCTTCCCCCATCCCTTTCTGGTCGCCGGAGATCCGCGATTCCAAAAAATGCTCATCATCGCACTGGTGCCACCCGACCAAGTCGATAAAAAACTTGCGGAATGGCCCGATTACAAAAATCTCGACGCGGAAAAAAAGGCGCAGATGGCGCAGAAAATGGGGGAGTTCCGGGAACGGATCCATCACACCGCGCTTGAGGAAGCCGAAAAACTGGGGTTGCAGCTTCCTGACAACAAGAAGGAAGCTTTTGTGCAGGCCTACTGGAACAAACGAAT includes the following:
- a CDS encoding response regulator gives rise to the protein MITAMREVLQSIQARKSLADVLQEILKWACQLTNSIHGSFVTVDHERGVLLITSTHGPDWTPEKKSHTMKIGEGITGLVAATGKPYLCSDTTLDPLYVSLFDFVESELAVPVIAQNKVWGIINFDGRKKHEFNETTVSDMELFAQLTAAAIDIHLSWSREQRLQQELMQAEKLSSFSKMLSGFAHEINNPLAAILGGASVLAYDSPDSGQRQELEAIAAEAQRAATLVKNLLAFSRRQTAKKEVRDINVLVQDACALAWHQLKQKGISLVVSLSEKPPHAEVQPLQIQQVLLNLFSNAESAIAEEGRPDGEIRVAVSEENGEVLIEVADNGVGMESETRRSIYDPFFTTRDVGKGAGLGLSIAHDILSFHGGSITCKSGLHAGSIFYIRLPASRMQPEAASVIPPPATSKKSKIQRPAITMRVLVVDDEDQIRTALERFLSSKGFHVETAVDGMAAHSLAHEQDFDVVLSDIRMPRMDGFELYRALNEINELYGRRFVFMTGNLITSETHEFIQNTKCPCIEKPFQFDVIFKTLLEQSCV
- a CDS encoding YlbF family regulator, whose product is MIQTADPEAAIQEKTKELCALILALPHFHGLTQDVKAFLDDEKSQEQYRAVSLRGRELHEKQKAGGKVAETEVGEFEKMRFSLMENPVARNFIEAQGEMNRIQDSINRYLSKCFELGRVPEASDFESEGDCCGGGCDCK
- a CDS encoding type I 3-dehydroquinate dehydratase is translated as MPSLRRINWKKPVLAVGCISTPAGLPLIVRPQPQTDLVELRYDTFHSNGADPDEIIGYLRKRQNPILLTLRTRREGGSHSWKSTERILLFEKLIPYVDAVDLELQNLKLLQPVLRLARDRSKGIILSAHSVQRKLTYGKALRWLDIFRRHRVNAYKISALTRTPKDLGVLVRLLLDFPKLRLAVMAMGPMAPLSRQVLPLLGSKLVYGYLDTPAAKNQPPLKDITAKLEF
- a CDS encoding AraC family transcriptional regulator; the encoded protein is MARFVKEPGEIESIGKHTREWIVDSRACPLLRIHGISSVGISEALSGFRFVRPNPDMSVLMVSVKGRGKACIDGKYKNFSGGMAYLMPPHVLHGYEAAGRALWRICWVCYNQPKEQAPMISSAKPMLVRAVGEPLEEAIRGLHRETIRLAAAPIQKLYVELIHEHSLRIARNLHMEDRLWKLWAFVESDLARSWALEELAREGGISIELLRVLSKQSTGRSPMKQLAFLRMQHAASALASTNAKIRTISLESGYNDAFAFSVAFKRHIGMSPGAYRSRKRSVSIH
- a CDS encoding phytanoyl-CoA dioxygenase family protein, which produces MPTTKPAAQKISATANLPDLSGEYPLAPEQIKHFRSEGFVILRGVLTPEEVEAYRAEIKRATFELNKEKRKLEERDAYGKAFLQTLNLRLHSEGVRKLVTSRRLGKIAADLMGVDGVRVYHEQSLFKEPGKGTNPTPWHQDQYYWPLEELTTLGFWMALVDVEQGMGGMKWAAGTHKLGFLGQHAISDESQKYYEAYIQEHHIRVTEGVPMKQGDVSFHYGWTLHAAGPNCSNKLREAMIGTYFADGMRVMKPSNASQEGDRVKFLGGKQPGELADSPLNTLVYKKC
- a CDS encoding sigma-70 family RNA polymerase sigma factor: MQHLNDVELMAEIGGENEAAFAELLRRHQNLVYGTVYKLLGQNASDAEDVAQQVFIKVYRAAPRYRPEAKFTTWLLTICRNCAFTHIKRNKRHLAQPLVYQDEDGERETLLPDPAAISPDDTLLHREMQSAIENAVANLPQSQREALVLRQYHQLDYAEIARVMKISIPSVKSLLFRAREMLRLELRKYMGTS